TCTGCCCACCCCCTGTCACACCCCTCCTACCAGCGTACCAAAAACACTCTGAGTGCTCTTTAAATGTTAAGGATTAATAGGGAAAGCGCCTCTCTTAAAGAACCTTGGATGCCCTGCCAATacctcaaaacagaactccgcatcttcccacccaagccctgtcctctctgtgattttcccatcactgtagacaaaacgCCCATCCTTTCTGACTCACAAGTCTgtgaccttggtgttatctttgattcctctctctcattcagtcgatcagtggtatttatcgagtgcttaccgtgggcagagcactgtactagtgcttagtacagtgctctgcacatagtaagcgctcaataaatacgattgattgattgtactaatcgcctgggagagtacaacactataagatgcacatttcctgcccacggtaagtgaacagtctagagggggagacagacatgaatattatcccgtctccgccgcttgtctgcagtatgaccttgggcaagtcacttcacttctctgggcctcggttccctcatccgtaaaatgggaattgagactgtgagccccacgtgggacagggactgggtccaacccgatctgcttgtttccactccagcgcgtagtacagtgcctggcacatagttaagcgcttagcaaataccataattattattattattattataaataagtaaattacagatacatgcataagtgctgtggggatgtcgGGGGCAGGCGGTGAGTAAAGGGAAAAGAtcagagcaacgcagaagggagtgggagaaaagaaaatgaggtcaGGGGCgcggtagatgagattgaggtacagggagtcaacccacatatccaatctatcactaaatcccgttgATTCCATCATCACaaaatggctaaaatccaccctttcctctccgtccaagctGTTAACCCCaaccacttatcctctcccaccttgattactgtattggcttccctgcctcctgtctctccccactccagttcatacttcactctgctgcctggatcatttttctataaaattgTTCCATCCATggttccccactcaagaacctccagaggttacccatccacctcctcatcaaacaggaactctttaccattggatttaaagcactaagcactgttgtaactcccacaacacttacatacatctccagaatttatttatattaacgtctgtctcctcctctagactctaagcttactgtgggcagggaatgtgcccgttctattgttgtgttatactctcccaagcacttaatacagtgctcggcacacagtaagcactcaatgaatacaatcgattgattgatctttctgtCATGGGCTAATCAATTCCCTAATTTTTACAGTGCAGTTTGGCTTTATCTGATAAGGGTCGTTTAAATTGGTTGAGATGACattaggataagtgcctggagcGTACTGCATTTTCTAATCATGGAATttaggctttttttaaaaaaaaaaagtcagtggtGCTGAAAAAATGGAGCATTTCTGCAAGTTGTCTCCAAAAGCAGTTTGCTTAGCTTTTTCCAGATGGAAGGCAGAAAAATACAAATTTAACTGACAAACTCAAATCTTAATGAAGTGTGTTCAAATAAGGCCTAACAAAtatgaggattttttttcaagCGACTGGTGTCAGGgattcatttttccaaaatggaAAAAAGCCCCACATTTGTGCTCTTTGGGGGCATTATTAAAAAGAATTAAAAATAGTAGAACAGGAAGCACACTACTGAAGAGCAGAACTGGTTTTTCCTCAGTACCTCTCAGGGCAGCTGTTAGGAACGTCAGGACAGACGAGAACTGGATGTAGCCCTGGGGGATTTAGAGATATCATCGTACTCTGCTTTTAATTTGAAAAATGGTTCAGAGAACGAGTCCCAGATCTTCATTCGGGACTTGGCTCTGTAAGCTTATGGCTTTGAAACCCAGCCATTGCAGTGTTATGCCTCCCATGGAAGGTGGTGTGCAGTGGCGccttagatttattcattcaattgtatttattgagcacttactgtatgcaaagcactgtactaagcacttgggagaataaaatataacaataaacaggcatattccttgcccacaacgagctcacagtctagtggtagagatagacattaatatggacaaataaaaagataaataaatgtaatatatgtatatataagcatTATGGGGCTGgacggggggatcatcatcatcaattgtatttattgagcgcttactatgtgcagagcactgtactaagcgcttgggaagtacaaattggcaacgtatagagacagtccctacccaactgggctcacaatctaaaatacaGGGAACCAGttaaggtgatacagaagggagtgggagaaggggaaaggagggcttagggaaggcctcttggaggagatgttccttcaataaggttttaaagggcGGGGGAGAGtgatcggatatgaggagggagagttttGGGCAACCATgaagttcttgagtggggaaacagggactgaacgattttgtataaaagtgatccgggcatcaaaatgaagtatggattggagcggggacagacaggaggcagggaggtcacagcgaggaggcttatgcagtagtgaaggtgggataggataagtgcttggatcaacgtggtagcagtttgaatggatggGAGAGGGTGGATTGCAGTAAtgcgaagatagaactgacaggatttggtgagagattgaatgTGTGCGTTGAATTAGAGCGacgttgaggataatgccagggctaccggcttgtgagacggggaagaTGATGgggctttctacagtgatgggaaaaccaggggaagggcaggaaatAGGAGAAAATTGGAGTTCTGTTCTGGGCGTCCAAGAGGATTTGATTTGCTAGGTAGGGGAGGAGGGTATGACCAGTCGAGCAGATTAGGGAGGGGATTCCACCCCCTGCCAGATCATGCCAAGAAAGACAAAAGTGAGCAAAATATGCAGGGTGGAACCtcaattttccttttcctttccttttgacCCTTTGCTCAACTTTCAGAGCCTCCCAACGAACCTCGTTTAACTGACCTATCTTCCCCGGGTGGAGATGAACGCATGAGCGCTACAACTGTGTACCTCTCTTTTCAGAACTGCAAAGTTGGCTTCCGGTCAAGACAAGCATCTCCTCTTTGAGGTGCAGCCAGGGTCTGACTCCTCGGCATTGTGGAAGGTGGTGGTTCGCGTAGTGTGCACAAAGGTGAGATTACCGAAGGCCAGAGCCCTGGGGAATCTCCCCCGGGCCTCCCTACCGACGAGTGGTTCGACATACTAGAGTAGTTAGATTAGAAGTTagagtagttagagaagcagcgtggctcagtggaaagagtcggaggtcatgggttcgaatcccagctccgccacgtgtctgctgtgtgaccttgggcaagtcacttaacttctctgagcctcagttccctcatctataaaatgaggattaagactgtgatccccacatgggacaacctgatcaccttgtatcccccccagcgcttaggacagtgctttgcacatagtaagcgcttaacaaatgccatcatcatcatcatcaagtagagTCGGGGCTGTAGAGAGTGATCTTGAAGTGATGAGTATCCTCTCAGTGTGGCTTCAGACAACTGAATTGTGTTGTCTAAAGCGACTTCCAACTTGGTCCAGAACTGGGTTGTTTTGTCTTCTGACAGACCAACCAgctcttttttcccccatttcctcaaTGCCTTCAGTGTCATTCGGATTAAATTCAGGAGACACCCTTATCTGGGATTTTAGATGTGTGCAAGAATGCACAATAACTTGTtttgcactcactatgtgccaggctctgtattaagcgccggggtggacccagtccccatccccacatgaggatcactgtctttgtccccattttgcagctgagtcacagagaagtgaagtgactcatccaaggtcacgcaggagacaagtggcagagcgagattacaacccaggtcctgattcccaggcccgtactttacccactaagccatgctgcttctcgatgctgAGAACAACTAATGTGGGAAGGTGCCGCTTTGTCCCTTTTTTTGTAGTTTTTTAAACAGAATAGGGCAAGGCCGGAGCACAGCCTAAGAGCAGCAGGTTGGCCAAACTCCAACAACCTCAAGAACTCTCGCCACGTTAGATAATAATacttacggtatttgtcaagtgcttcctctgtgccaagcaccgttctgcgctctggggtagatgcaattttatcaggttggatagagaagcagcatggctcagtggaaagagcctgggctttggagtcagaggtcatgggttcaaatcccgccacttgtcagctgggtgactttgagcaagccccttaataataataatgatggcatttgttaagcgcttaccatgtgcaaagcactgttctaacttctctgtgcctcagttccctcatctgtagaatggggattaagactgcgagccccatgtgggacaatctcatcaccttgtaacctccccagcgcttagaacttagtaaacgcttaataagtgccaaatgcttaataaattaattttttattaataatttaattaatgaaatgtttaataaattccaaagTCCTTGGCATAAAtacaagtccttgtcccacatagagttcacagtcttaatccttattttacaggtggggtaactgaggcacagggaggttaagtgacttgtccaaggtcacacagcagacatgtggcagttttgggattagaacccatgaccttctggctcccaggcccgttctgtaTCCGGCTAGCCGATGTTTTTGAAGAGCAGACGTATCCTGCCATCTCGCCCCCACTTGCTCGTATTCTGCTCCAGTTCACTTATCGGACCTTAGTTtactgaacttctagactgtgagcccactgttgggtagggactgtctctgtatgttgccaacttgtacttcccaagcgcttagtccagtgctctgcacacagtaagtgctcaataaatatgattgaatttatttCCCTGATTGACACCTCTTCTTCCAAGTATCTCCTGTGCCCAGAAGAGCCTCCAAACCTCCAGCTACTGAGCCATCTCCCTtcagttactcattcattcattcacttttatttgttgagcgcttactgtgtgcagagcactgtactaagcgcttgggaagtacaagttggcaacttatagagacatcACTCATCTCTAATCCTGCTTCCCAgcggcatagcccagtggaaagagccaggcctgggaatcagaggaccgggattctaatcctcaccctgccacttgtctgcttggtgaccctgggcaagtcactttacttctgtgccacagtttcctcctttgtaaaatggtgattgagtgtCTGttgtcccacctacttagactgtgagccccatgtgggacagggactgtgtccgacctgattgatttgtacatattccagcgcttggaacagaacagtgcttgacacacagtatgtgcttaataaatgctgttaaaaaaCAAAGTCCTCTTTGGCTCAGTGAGCGTGGAGTGTGGACTTCACATACAAACCCTGTCTCTCGGCTGCCTGCAATACCCACAGAGCATTAAAAGGCCTTGCAAAGCCCAATCCCCCCAAAACCCTATTTTTTGTCTCGCTTTCTTAGAATGAAAACACCAGGGACAGGAAATTTGAAGGGGCAGACTGAAAGGCTTTTATGGGCACCTAAATGGTGATGAGTGGCCAAAAGGATTTGGGGAAAAGGGTAACCCAGGCTTCTGAAATAGGTGTTGTTGGGGTTTTGTTTTGATGTAATTTTGCGGGCAGTGGGGGGTCGGTTTGTCTCGCAGACTGTAAATGTTTCCGTAGGATGCTTAAAAAGCCAATTGTGTTTGTCCTCATAGGATGACAGGCTCGTAAGATAAGATTCATCGTAGTAAACAAATGCCTAGAAATGGAAAGAGTTGGTGAAAACTGtggttccttcccttttcctttttatCCAGCAGCTTTTACTGGCGCCCTCCCAACCCTGTAGGAAAAACATTATCCCGGACAGCCTTGCTTGctaatttgattttttaaaaacaatCCTCAGGGCCCGAGTCATGAAGTCTTCGAGCCAGGACAGAAACAGCAAATAGATCATTTATACTTCTTTGTACTTGTAGATTAACAAAAGCAGTGGAATTCTAGAAGCTTCGAGGATCATGAATTTGTATCAGTTCATCCAGCTTTATAAAGATATCACTGATCAAGCAGCGGGAGTGCTGGCCCAGAGTCCCACCTCGGGAGGAACTGCTGAAAGCCTGTCAGCCGGGTCTTCCTGCCAGGCCAGCCTCTGGATGGGAAGGTATTTTGTGGCCCGCGAGAAAGAAAGAGGGCAAACGTTCTCAGGGGTGAGCCCGGAAATGTATTTGTGTGGAAAGCCATTCTAAACTCAGTGGGGCAGGGACACTACGAACCCGTCCGGGGCTGTGTCCTTCGTGGGTAATCCGTGGAATTGTGCGGGTTGTCCGTAGTCTGGGAGAGTTTGTCCAGGCCCGGCACTAGGAGTCCCCTCCATGGCCCAAGCTCCTCTAATGCAGCTACGTCAGGGAGTCTGAGAATTGACGGGAAGCAAGTGCATCTAAAGGGAACCGAACCTAGGGTGGGAACTTTGTGTGTCTTTGCACTGGGCGTGTGAGCTTTAGGGAATTCAGTTCCAAGAGCCCATATCTGGAGCCTCCATGGAATGGAACGGATGAGAGGGGAGCCCAGAAATTCCAGCCTTCAGGATTGACTCTGGGCCTGGGACATGCCCCGAAAAATGATCAGGCAATCCATGCGTGTACTGCGTCGTGGAGTCGCGAAAAGGAAATGAAGTCAACTGTGGCTTCCAGCGGGTCTTCTGTGTCAGGGCCTATTTACCTAGGTCTTGTATTTTTATTGTTCCCCTCAAACTTTCCCTTCCTTCACGGTTCGGTTTTTGGCATGGCCAAGTTCCCACCTGGGGCCACTGGACAGTCGGGACCACAGCTTCAATCCGTAAATCATTGGAAAACTCCTGACGCGGACTCATTCGTGTTGACATCCTGTCTTCTGGTTACCCAGAGGACAAACAGAACCCAGAGATCAGCCTGGGACAGTATCTTTCGGTTCAGAGTTGTAGAGTGGCTTGTCACGAGAGGTATTTCCCGAGAAGAGAGAGACTTCTCTTCCACCCGCCTCCCACCCGCTCCATTTGTTACCACGATCTGGCTTTAGACTTAGTCCCTTTCAAACACTACGGGGAAATTTCGATTCTGAAGGGAAAAGTCGAGAAGCTGCCGGGCGGCAAGGTGTCTCGCTAGCCCAGGGGCCCCTTTTCCCACTTGTCTTCCTGTTTATCTGGCGAGGAGTCATTTAGTTTCGGGGTTTGGGCCACACCAGCGGTGTTGAAATACCAGATCTGCCTGAAAATACCAGGGGCAGTATTTGGGAAGCAACTTCCCTTTCCTGCGTTTTGCGAAGGTCATTTGGTCAGGCAAGTGGCTCCCTTTTCTGCCTTCAGCTTCACCATGGTAAGGAAAATGGAACGAGCTGAAGTCTCTTCGCGATGCAGTCATTTTAGTGAGGAGTCGAGTCCGTTCTCACCGGTGGAGGGATTTTTACGAGCTAAGGAGATGTTGCTGCCGTTGTTGTTGATTTTTGAAGATGAGCCGCCTGAGAGTCTTGCCATCCCATACCAGATGTGGCTGAGGAATCCAGTACAGAACCCTTCCCGGGCTCCTGAGCCGGCAAGAGGCTTGGACCAAACCGTTCAGCTTCTCTTGTTTTCTGTGGCTTCGCTTATTGCCTTTCCCCGGCTGCGAGCTGCTTTGTTCGAAGCCACCAATCCTCCGTAGTCCCCTAGCGACAtaggccaagaagcagcgtgactcggtggaaagagcccaggcttgggagtcagaggtcatgggttctaatcccggctccgccgcttgtcacctgtgtgactttgggcaagtcacttaacttctctgggcctcagtaaccccatctgtaaaatggggattaagattgtgagccccgcaagggacaacctgatcaccttgtatcctccccagcgcttagaacagtgctttgcacatagtaagcgcttaacaaataccaaattattattataggccaagCAAGTCAAATGTGACCAGTGCCACAGTCATCCCGAAATCCgtccatggaatttattgagcgcttagtgtgggcatttggaagaggacaatccagcagaattagcagacacgttccctgcccataacgagctaacagtctgaaAGGTTAAGAGCTGCCTTACCCAGTGCTCTCTGAGTATTCTGAGCTACCGTAGACGTTGCCCGATGGCCGGATTTTTCCAAGTGGGATTGAATTGTTGAGGTCCTCTTCAGGGGTCCCTTCAACCTCCAGATTTTGTCCTGACAGGATCGATCTCCGGTGGTCAGCTTAGCACCGGAGGTGAAGCCAAACAGGGTTGAGAGACTAACAGATCCGGGTCACGTTGAATGTCGAATGGCCTAAGGGACTTGTCAAAGAAAGGCCGGGGGTGGTTTCTGGGGGCAAGAAGCAGGGAGGCAAGTGGTGGCCTACGGAGAGAAATCCCAGGAGATCTTGGAGGACACACAGGAAAGGCCTCGCAAGgcaccataagctcgttgtggcagggaacgtgactaccaactatgatgtagtggatagagcacggccctgggagtaagaaagtcacgggctctaatgccggctctgaatcgtgtctgctctgtgacctgggataGATCGcctcatttctcagggcctcagttacctcatctgtaaaacggggactaagattgtgagctccatgtaggacagggactgtgtccaacctgatgaccctgtatctaccccagcgcttagaacagtgcacggcacatagtaagcactgaataaataccattattattattattactggctgctGCTGTagcttcttccacacagtaatcaTTGCTGAATGGGGGGtcctccccacccaaaaaaaaattCTTGGAAAATTAGTCCCGCTACTCAAATACTTCTAAGTCACCTAAGTGACCTCTGTGACTGTCCTTCTGATTGGAGACAATTACACAAGTAAATTCAGGGGCTTCTTCCTTGTCTTGCCACTCTGTCTTCAGCATTCCTTCCATACTGAAGGGAAGCCAGAGGCCTCTCTAACTGGAGATATGAAAGTCTCTGTCTTAGGGAATACTGCAACTCCCCCATCATCACGTTCCTCGTAATAACAGGATGATAGTGTTGAACGCGCTCACGATGTTAAGCACCCCGCTAAAGGCTGAGGTGGATCCAATCAGATCGGGCACCGTCCccgtccctcactgggctcacagagtgggagggagggaggaatagatGTTGTATCccgatttttcaggtgaggaaactgtggcaccgcgaaaggaagtgacttgcccagagtccccctctagactgtgactctccctgtagactgaagAGGGAAAGTTAcatatttcctcttgtcccactctctTGTGCATCACTTCACATTTATTCAcgtgccccctttattcaccactgcaatccccacagcgcttacatacATAGCCGTAactcatttatttactttaacattttctcccactctagactgtaagctccctgtggtcaggaaattgatcgtatttattgagcgcttactgtgtgaagcactgtactaagcgcttgggaagtccaagttggcaacatatagagacagtccctacccaacagtgggctcacagtctaaaagggggagacagagaacaaaaccaaacatgctaccaaaataaaataaatagaatagacatatacaagtaaaataaataaataaataaataaatagagtgatgagcaaaataaataaataaataaagagtaatggtagagtaataataaataaataaatagaatgataaataaataaataaataaataaataaatagagtaataataaataagtagagtaataggaATAGGAaaggtctctaccaactctgttatattgttgcgggcagggattgcttcggtttattgttgtattgtactctccaaagtgcttaatgcagtgttctgcacatactaagcgctcagtaaatgtggctgattgactgactggcctaGAGTCACCTAGCAGGTAGTGGTGGCAGATCCAGGAGtagtagaacctaggtctcttgactctatcaatcaatcaatcgtatttattgaacacttactgtgtgcagagcactgtactaagcacttgtgaagtacaagttggcaacatatagagacagtccctacccaacagtgggctcacagtctaaaagtcttacagattctagactgtaaactcatcatgggcagggaacatctctgctaagtctgttatgtcgtactctcccaagtgcttagtacagtgctctgcaccgagtaaaggctcaataaataataatgataatggcatttgttaagcgcttactatgtgcaaagcactgctctaagcactgagaagcatacaaggtgatcaggttgtcccacttggggctcaccgtcttaatccccattttacagataaggtaactgaggcacagagaagttaagtgaagagaagcagcgtggctcagtggaaagagcatgggctttggagtcaggggttatgggttcaaattccacctctgccacttgtcagctgtgtgactttgggcaagtcacttcacttctctgggcctcagttcccccatcggtaaaatggggatgaagactgtgagccccctgtggcacaacctgatcatcttgtaacccccgtcccccccagcacttagaacagtgcttcgcacatagtaagtgcttaataaatgccattattattattattatagtgacttgcccgaagtcacacagctgacaagtggtggagccgggatttgaacccacgacctctgactcccaagctcaggctctttccaccgagccacgctgcttctcaataaataccattgatcgatcgatcgagtgattgactctcagtcccggcctctttctcctgggccacgctgctctctgaAGTAACACTGACCCGTCTTAGATGGAAAGAGGCATAAACTCCTTGTTTACTAATACTGatgtgttgtagtttcccaatcgcttagtacagcgatctgtttacagtaagcactcagtaaatacgactgattgattgattggaggctgaAGTCTACTGGGCATCCTCGACCAAGCTTCAACATAAAACCGGCCTCTGTTTGCCAGGGAAGCAGGCTTGGCCGCGGCGTGCAGCCGTAAATCTAAGAGTGATGTTCGGTCAAAAATACACACGTAGTGGAACAGAACAGGTCAGGGTCCATTCTTCACAGATTTCCTGTTTGGGTACGTTGTCCGTTTCAGCGGTCATTCAGGCAGGGGACTTGGATTGAAGGGGGCCGGGATTCAAATGGGAAAGTCCCTGATTTTTAGTTTCGGCTCATTTTTGTTCGCCACCCAAGCCCCGGCCGGCAGTTAGACAGACCTTCCCGTCCTTAGCCTCGTTACTTCTCTTCCTCCAAAATCATCCTCCGTCGGTGTTCACCTGTAGCCTTCACAAGGTGGCTTTCCGATGAGCCTCAAAAGtcatctatttgtacatatttattactctatttattttacttgtacatatctatcctatttattttattttgttggtatgtttggttttgttctccccttttagactgtgagcccactgttgggtagggactgtctctacatgttgccaatttgtacttcccaagagcttagtacagtgctctgcgcatagtaagcgcgcaataaatacgattgatgatgatgacctgtgtACGTAGGCCTGATTCCGAACTTGCACGATGTCGGGTATAAATGTCCAGTTAAAGCCACCCACGGCCTCAAGCTGCCTCGCCCTCACTCTCTGTCTCGTGTTACAGGGTGAAACAGCTGACGGACGAGGAGGAATGTTGCATTTGTATGGACGGACGAGCCGATCTCATATTGCCTTGTGCTCACAGTTTCTGTCAGAAGTGCATTGACAAATGGTAAAGTCATTATAAGGGACCTTGCttgtggggagggctgggggttcatcatgttgggtagggaccgtctctatttattgccagcttgtacttcccaagcgcttagtacagtgctctgcacacagtaagcgctcagtaaatacgattgaatgaattacggtacttgttaagcgcttacgatgtgccgcgCGTtgttcgaagcagcgtggctcagtggaaaagagcacaggctttggagtcagaggtcatgggttcaaatcccaactctgccaattgtcagctgtgtgactttgggcgagtcacttaacgtctctgggcctcagtgacctcatctgtaaaatggggatggagactgtgagccccacgtgggacaacctcccctcctccccgtccccatccccccccgccttacctccttcccctccccacagcacctgtatatatgtatatatgtttgtacgtatttattactcttatttgtacatatttattctatttattttattttgtcaatatgttttgttttgtcgtctgtctcccccttatagactgtgagcccgctgttgggtagggaccgtctctagatgttgccaacttatacttcccaagcgcttagtacagtgctctgcacacagtaagcgctcaataaatacccaataaatactcaataaataaataataaatagcccccagcgcttagaacaatgctttgcacatagtaagcgcttaacaaatgccctcattattattattctaagtactggggtagatccaatttaatcaggttggacgcagcccctgccctacatgggactcacattcttattccccattttacagatgaggtaactgaggcccagagaagtgactgtgtaacaaggtaacacagcaggcatatggtggagctgggattagaacccaggcccttctgacacccaggcctatgctctacccactaagccacactgctccggGGAGTTAATGTGCCACTCTCCCTATGTTGGGAATCTCCTGATCGTCTCCCCACCCTGAAATTTGGAGATTTGGGCAGTGTCGAACTCCCAGAGGATGACAAGAGTAACCCCCGGCAGTGTTATcctgtgaacaataataataataataataataataatggtactttcattcagttgtatttattgagcgcttactgtgtgcagagcactgtactaatcgcttgggaagtacaagttggcaacatatggagacggtccctacccgacagcgggctcacagtctagaagtgcttgctatatgccaagcactgtggttagatacaaggtatcaaacaatcaatcaatcaatcgtatttattgagcacttactgtgtgcagagcactgtactaagcgcttgggaagtacaaactggcaacatatacagtccctacccaacagtgggctcacagtctaaaagg
This genomic stretch from Tachyglossus aculeatus isolate mTacAcu1 chromosome 22, mTacAcu1.pri, whole genome shotgun sequence harbors:
- the RNF141 gene encoding RING finger protein 141 — translated: MGQQISDQTQVVMGKLPEKVAKHVSLVRESGSLTYEEFLGRVAELNDVTAKLASGQDKHLLFEVQPGSDSSALWKVVVRVVCTKINKSSGILEASRIMNLYQFIQLYKDITDQAAGVLAQSPTSGGTAESLSAGSSCQASLWMGRVKQLTDEEECCICMDGRADLILPCAHSFCQKCIDKWSDRHRNCPICRLQMTGPNDSWVVSDVPTGDDMANYILNMADEAGQPHRP